DNA sequence from the Deltaproteobacteria bacterium genome:
GGCCACGCTGTCCGTGGCGTTGTCCGGGGTTTGGGTGGCCAGCAAAAACATGGGAGCTCCTTGTAGTAGACTAGTCGTCTAGTAAGAGGGTGTACACAAGATGCCCGTCGGCATCGGCATACTGTTTCAGGTCAAAAGAACCTGAAAGACCATGGTCTGAAAATTGTCCAGCGGTTCCGGTCCGGCCACGGCCTTCATGCGCACCAAGGCTCCCTGCCAGGCCGAGATGATGAACCGGGCCGTGTTTTCGGGGTCGAGCCGTGGAGACAGTTCGCCGCGCGCCGCCGCTTCGATGAGCTGTCCGGCCACGGCCTGGATCAGGCTTGCCAGGGCGTGGTTGAGCTTGTCCCGGAAGGCCGGGTTCACATCGCCCAGTTCCTGAGTCAGATTGCCCAGGGGGCAGCCCTTGATGAAGCCCTCGGCGGCCAGGGTGTCGCGGAACCAGGAGAAAAAACGCTCCAGGCGCTTCAGGGGCGGGCGGCTGTGATCCTCCAGGATGGGACGGGTCGCGATGGCCAGATTGGCCCGGTAATGATCGACAAGGGCCAGGCCGAAATCTTCCTTGCTCTTGAAGTAGAAATAGAACGAACCCTTGGGCACACCGGCCGTGTGCAGGATTTCCTGCAGGCCCGTGGCGGTATAGCCCTTGTGGTGGATGATGCGGCCGCCGACATCGAGAATGTGTTCACGCGTGGAGGAAGTCATGCGGCTTGAAATAGACCGGTCGTCTATTGTTGTCAACACGGCGGACCCATTGGCAATGCGAGGTGCTCGCGGAGTCGGGGCGGGCCTTGCCCGTGGAGGGCTTTTGGCCTAGGTTCTGGCCCTTCGCATTCAATCCATTAACAGGTTTGGACCATGATTCATCCTTCCATTTTGACCCTGGTCGGGGCCACGCCCATCGTGGCTTTGAACCGCGTATATTCCCACCCGCGCATCCGGATCGCGGCCAAGCTCGAAGCCAAGAGCATCGGCGGTTCCATCAAGGACCGCGTTGCCCTGGCCATGATCGAGGCGGCCGAGGCCAGCGGCGAGCTGACGCCGGACAAGACCGTCATCGAACCCACCAGCGGGAACACCGGCGTGGGTCTGGCCATGATTTGCGCCGTCAAGGGCTACAAGTTGACGCTGCTCATGCCGGATTCCGCGTCCGAGGAGCGGCAGCGGATCATGCGCGCCTACGGGGCCGAGCTGCGTCTGACTCCGGGCCGCCAGGGTACGGACGGCGCCATCGAGGAGGCCTACCGTCTGGCCCGCGAGGAACCGCAAACCTATGTCCTCATGGATCAGTACAACAACCCGGCCAGCATCGCGGCCCATTATCTGGGCACGGGCCGGGAAATCGTGGAGCAGACCGAGGGCCGGGTGACCCACGTGGTCGCCTGTCTCGGCACGTCCGGCACGGCCATGGGCATCGCCAAGCGTATGAAGGAGTCCGCGCCAGCGGTCCGCGTGGTGGCCGTGGAGCCCTACGCCGGGCACAAGATTCAGGGGCTCAAGAACATGCAGGAATCCTATCCTCCGGGCATCTATGATAAAAAGGCCGTGGACAGGATCATGCGTGTCGAGGACGAGGACGCTTTCGAGTGCGCCCGGCGTCTGGCCCGTGAAGAAGGA
Encoded proteins:
- a CDS encoding TetR family transcriptional regulator — translated: MTSSTREHILDVGGRIIHHKGYTATGLQEILHTAGVPKGSFYFYFKSKEDFGLALVDHYRANLAIATRPILEDHSRPPLKRLERFFSWFRDTLAAEGFIKGCPLGNLTQELGDVNPAFRDKLNHALASLIQAVAGQLIEAAARGELSPRLDPENTARFIISAWQGALVRMKAVAGPEPLDNFQTMVFQVLLT